The following are from one region of the Cetobacterium somerae genome:
- a CDS encoding amino acid permease, with translation MKKKYLSVSSLVMMIFLGVFGFGNIANNFKEVGMSSATMLVIGILFYFLPLCLIMAEFGAYAQDRTSGIYSWIEIGLGKKMAYFAIWSYFIANIFYLPTLATRVPTYFSFGLFGDANISNIQTATLSLVALVISLIIGVKYQKAIGALSKPIGYVSLFTVLIFLVAGIYLHLTGQGATNLTTEMFIIKTTSKSDLARSLGTFSWILFAFGGGEVVGPYVNQVENPEKNFVKGLLVASMLIGILYVLGIVSVSAFGTQEDFSKISLINAVLAGFKFMGDKIGLGIWFVKLMGIAYSLITLVALILWGSSLAAGVFSEAPKGTFPDWLTKKSDKNGILRNALIFQTILAFLFIALTTFGGEAAGELYYRVYDMTTMALIVPYFCLGISYIFFRKRGYVSPFQISKGNLIPILAGVSVSAMTFIAFIFAGYDFTVPIVKQLDKMKLYYGGLLMFMLIGVIIKFLSGINHKSKENKKK, from the coding sequence ATGAAAAAGAAGTATCTATCTGTGTCATCACTAGTAATGATGATATTCTTGGGAGTATTTGGATTTGGAAATATTGCCAATAATTTTAAAGAAGTAGGAATGTCATCCGCCACAATGTTGGTAATAGGAATATTATTTTATTTCTTACCACTTTGTTTAATAATGGCAGAATTTGGAGCGTATGCTCAAGATAGAACGAGCGGAATATATTCATGGATAGAGATAGGATTAGGAAAAAAAATGGCCTATTTTGCAATTTGGTCATATTTTATAGCAAATATATTTTATTTACCAACATTGGCAACAAGAGTGCCAACATACTTTAGTTTTGGGTTATTTGGAGATGCAAATATATCAAATATACAAACAGCTACTTTATCTTTAGTAGCATTGGTTATATCATTAATCATTGGTGTGAAGTATCAAAAAGCTATTGGAGCTCTTTCAAAGCCTATAGGTTATGTTTCTTTATTTACAGTTTTAATATTTTTAGTAGCTGGAATATATCTTCATTTAACAGGACAAGGAGCTACGAATTTAACAACTGAAATGTTTATAATAAAAACTACATCTAAATCGGATTTAGCTAGATCTTTAGGAACATTTTCATGGATATTATTTGCATTTGGAGGAGGAGAGGTAGTAGGACCATATGTAAATCAAGTAGAAAATCCAGAAAAAAACTTTGTAAAAGGATTACTTGTAGCTTCAATGTTAATAGGAATACTTTATGTTTTAGGAATTGTTTCAGTTTCAGCATTTGGAACGCAAGAGGATTTTTCAAAAATATCTTTAATAAACGCAGTTTTAGCAGGTTTTAAATTTATGGGAGATAAGATAGGATTAGGAATTTGGTTTGTTAAATTAATGGGAATAGCTTATTCTTTAATAACATTAGTAGCTCTTATTCTTTGGGGAAGTTCTTTAGCTGCTGGAGTATTCAGTGAGGCACCAAAAGGAACTTTTCCAGATTGGTTAACGAAGAAGTCTGATAAAAATGGGATTTTAAGAAACGCTTTAATATTTCAAACAATATTAGCGTTTTTATTCATAGCTCTTACAACTTTTGGAGGAGAGGCAGCAGGAGAGCTTTACTATAGAGTATACGATATGACAACGATGGCTTTAATTGTACCGTATTTTTGTTTAGGAATAAGTTACATATTCTTTAGAAAAAGAGGTTATGTATCACCGTTTCAAATATCAAAAGGGAACTTAATCCCTATTTTAGCAGGAGTATCAGTTTCAGCAATGACGTTTATAGCTTTTATTTTTGCAGGATATGATTTTACAGTGCCAATAGTAAAGCAGTTAGATAAAATGAAGTTATATTATGGTGGTCTATTAATGTTTATGTTAATAGGTGTAATTATTAAATTTTTAAGTGGAATAAATCATAAATCTAAAGAAAATAAGAAAAAATAG
- a CDS encoding SRPBCC family protein has protein sequence MELKELNEKIPFFVQGIDIEAPKDFVFKLISDYSKHALWITGLEDEKHTDTPEVTGSTFCEKIKMYGFKEEYCGKVLAYEEGKMYQIEVGDKWVDFKLEYDFEEVNPTKTHLILTAWTLKGTSLHKLFNVFNKRILEDQLTRLKVVAETEFNKTK, from the coding sequence TTAAATGAAAAAATACCATTTTTTGTTCAAGGAATTGATATTGAAGCCCCAAAAGATTTTGTATTTAAACTTATATCTGATTACAGTAAGCACGCTCTTTGGATTACAGGTTTAGAAGATGAGAAGCATACAGATACACCAGAAGTTACTGGTTCTACTTTCTGTGAAAAAATAAAAATGTATGGTTTTAAAGAGGAGTATTGTGGAAAAGTTTTAGCTTATGAAGAGGGGAAAATGTACCAAATTGAAGTAGGAGATAAATGGGTAGACTTTAAACTTGAATATGATTTTGAAGAGGTTAATCCAACTAAAACTCACTTAATACTAACAGCTTGGACATTAAAAGGAACTTCATTACATAAACTTTTCAATGTTTTTAATAAAAGAATTCTAGAAGATCAGCTAACTAGATTAAAAGTTGTTGCTGAAACTGAATTTAATAAAACAAAATAA